A window of Geminocystis sp. M7585_C2015_104 contains these coding sequences:
- a CDS encoding FAD-binding oxidoreductase, producing the protein MADYQNITKNLGSIQVISEEKKVKQLSHDYFHFSPILAEKLADKKGDLVVLPTCEEEILRVARICVENRIPITVRGAGTGNYGQCIPLKGGVILDMSQMRGIKRIEAGVAVVEAGVKMGVLEREARKKGWELRMFPSTYKIATLGGFIAGGSGGIGSINYGQLRDRGNVHKVKVVTLEQEPRIIQLTGDETQQVNHAYGTNGIMTEIEIPLAPANNWLDIIVIFDDFMTAVKFGQELADSDGIVKRLISIHAHPIPKYFTSLNSYIPEGKHCAFLLIAENCLLPLGELVKQWGGEISYLNGADEDRGINLIEFTWNHTTLHARNIDNNITYLQTFFWDLEQVEKMYHHFGDEVMLHLEFLRVKGRAIPAGLQLVRYTTEKRLNEIIRYHEENGATIANPHTYILEEGGRKQIDIEQLKFKQMVDPFGLMNPGKMKAWELSQSG; encoded by the coding sequence ATGGCGGATTATCAAAATATAACAAAAAATCTGGGAAGTATTCAGGTAATTTCTGAGGAAAAAAAAGTAAAACAACTTTCCCATGACTACTTCCACTTTAGTCCTATTTTGGCTGAGAAATTAGCGGACAAAAAAGGGGACTTAGTGGTATTGCCCACTTGTGAAGAGGAAATTTTAAGGGTAGCAAGAATATGTGTAGAAAATAGAATCCCCATTACCGTGAGGGGAGCCGGCACGGGTAACTATGGGCAATGCATACCCCTGAAGGGGGGAGTGATTCTGGATATGAGTCAGATGAGGGGCATAAAACGAATAGAAGCGGGCGTGGCTGTGGTGGAGGCGGGTGTCAAAATGGGCGTTTTAGAAAGAGAAGCTAGAAAAAAAGGATGGGAGTTGAGGATGTTCCCATCTACCTATAAGATTGCGACCTTAGGAGGGTTTATTGCTGGCGGCAGCGGTGGGATTGGTTCCATTAACTACGGGCAATTGAGGGACAGGGGCAACGTTCATAAAGTAAAAGTAGTCACTTTGGAACAAGAGCCGAGAATAATCCAGTTAACAGGGGACGAAACCCAACAAGTCAATCATGCTTATGGCACAAATGGAATCATGACAGAGATTGAGATTCCTCTGGCACCCGCAAACAATTGGCTGGATATAATTGTCATTTTTGATGACTTCATGACTGCTGTAAAATTTGGACAAGAATTGGCGGACAGCGATGGGATCGTCAAAAGACTAATTAGTATTCATGCTCATCCTATTCCTAAATATTTTACTAGTTTAAATTCCTACATCCCCGAGGGAAAACATTGTGCTTTTTTACTAATAGCAGAAAACTGTTTGCTGCCTCTTGGGGAGCTGGTAAAACAGTGGGGAGGGGAAATAAGTTATCTCAACGGCGCCGACGAGGATAGGGGAATAAATCTAATCGAATTTACTTGGAATCATACCACCCTACATGCCAGAAATATTGACAATAATATCACCTACTTACAGACCTTTTTCTGGGATTTGGAACAAGTGGAAAAAATGTACCACCATTTTGGGGATGAAGTGATGCTTCATCTCGAGTTTTTGAGAGTAAAGGGCAGAGCAATTCCTGCTGGTTTGCAGCTGGTTAGGTATACCACGGAAAAGCGTTTGAATGAGATTATTAGATACCATGAGGAAAATGGGGCAACCATAGCCAATCCCCACACCTACATTTTGGAAGAGGGGGGAAGGAAACAAATAGATATTGAACAGTTAAAATTCAAACAGATGGTTGATCCCTTTGGTTTGATGAATCCAGGAAAAATGAAAGCCTGGGAATTGTCACAATCAGGATAG